The genomic segment TATTACGAAAGAAAGAGTACCGGAGAGAGAAAGCTCATGAGAAACCAAAAGAACGAGCTTCGATTTCATGAAATCCAGTGGATTTGGTTCTGAGTGAACCACAGTTTCTCTCTCTTCTACCATTCCAGGACTTCCAAAACCATTGCCGACCTTGGGGCCGCTGCATGAATCGAACGCCGTTCTCATGAGGAACACCATCGCCGTCGAAAGAGAAAACAACGCTAGAATCATCAACGCCCACCTCTTCTTCTGGATCCCCATCCAGGCATTATGACCATTACTACTAGTATGCTTAGCCATTACTCTTCAAacaagttctctctctctctctcttgcttgGCTCTTAGCTCATCAGTTACTACGAATCCATAACCATTAACACCTTGTCAGATATCTTTGGATACTGCTGGTTCTCCGATCTGTTACAGCAACAAGTAGTAGTGTGATGAAGATCCATCAAGCTTCACCATTTTTTGTAGAGTAGAGGGGACTGTTGGATTGGTGTCGTTACCGCCATCGCTAGTAATGGGCTCAAGGTAATGAGCTTGGGCTTTGGGTCTTATATATATGAGTTTGGGCTTGTAAATTACGCACACTTGAGTTTACTTCCTACCCAAGCTATTGGGCTTTTTATTTCCGAGTGGGCTATAATAGTATAATttgacaaaaaaataaataaataattagttaattaagAATCTCATAGTTAAaaattttaattctaatttaaaatGCTCACTAATTAATAAATAGTGTGATTTTTTCTAGTCATTCTGAAAAACCACTGTGATATAAATAATGATTACAAAAAGCAATAGTAAATTCACAGCTAAATGCTAACCACTGTGATATAAATTATAATTAGTGTACGAAAGATGGTCTTTTGAAGGTTTTGCTTTTATGGTTAGACGTGGACAAATAATTTGAAAAAGTGGAAAGTAGCATAATTAATTAAGGAGTgggaaagttttttttttaaaaaaatggggagaataaaagagagaaagaaacaTGAAGCAAAGGCAAACAGAAAAAAGAACAATTTTTTTAGGTTGGAAACTTGCAATGAATTTCATGTCTCTGAAAAGTTAGTAGACCATGAACGCAGAAAAGAATGTACCATAACATTAGATACTTTACCCTTTCTTGCACGAATTCTTGCTTTATTCCCAaccccaaaaaatatatatatcattttgGTGGAAAATACATAAACAGTGACTATTAAGTACTTAATAATATTCTTTAGTTATTCTCTCTTTAGGTAAGCAcatcgtgcatttgtcaaagtTATTCCACGTAATACACTTgtaaaaacatataacaaaagTATCCATCCATAAAAAGATTAAAGGTACACTTTTAATTACTTTTGGAAACTCAATTCATTACTTGTAAACATAAAAATGTAATAGTAGAAGATAGAAGAAGTACGTACAAACACAAGAAACTTATATTAACACACTCTTGAATCTCAATTATCCTGCCCCCTTGTTTCTTAGTTGTTATTACTTATTAATTAATTCTACAACAATTCTTCCTAACTTCACCATTGAATCCAGTCAAAGGGGTAATGTTCCCCATCTTAACCATGGACTTGGCAAAATGCTGAAAGAAAAGGCCCTCGTTGGCTGCATAACTCTTAACAAGCTCCATGGTCTTCCTATCATTCCCAGTCCAAAGCACTTCATCAGAAGTAAGAAGCCCTTTTCCCCATAGTATGAGCTTGAAGTAAGTGTTGTCAAACCTAACAGGAGAAGCAAAATCCAAAGGAGAAATATTATTGTCACCACCTGATCTTGGACATACTGATTTCAAACCATAATAATAGGTCTTCTCAAGACTCGCGTCCGGTTGGTTGTTCCCATTTTGGTTGTAAAGCCTTTGCTTGAACGATGTGCACCTTGCCACCCCAATTGTGTGTGCacctatatacatatacatatacatatacatatatattgaaaATAGTAAATCAAACGGgtgcatgcatatatatatatataaataataaatgtaattaattatagtttataaagaatttttGTACTAATAATATTGACCTGAGAGAGCAACAAGATCTACTTCATCTAGACCTTGACGTTTGAAGAAAGTGACAAGGTTTAGGAGAGTGGAGTTTGGTGGGGGAATGTTTTTGTTTGCGCCCCTTAGACTAGCAGTTCTTGAATCCCTCCTTCCTAGTGGCAACACCCAATTGGGTCCGCCGCTCTGTTTCATCATCCAAACCAAAAACACCAATAAACAACAACCAGTATTATTGTATGCAGGTGCATTATGTGACAATGACattaatattatttcatatacatatttattttgtGTGTACGTGTCAATCAATGCATGGTGGTTATATTATCATAAATGTTACTTACCAGTACAGTGGAGCCACGAGCAGCGAGAGCGAGAATGTCAGCACAAGAGACAGTGTGGGGACATGCTTCTTCCAACTTAGCCTTAATCTCATCGATCACTTCGAATCCTCTTATGGAATTCTTGTTTGGTACTGACCTTTTCTCACTAGCTATTGTTGCACTATCGTCCAATAGTACCGAAGCATCACAACCctgttttaatatatatatatatatatttggttagTAATTAAGCAGCTTATTTATGTTAATAAGTAGTGATCATGTTTAAAGAAAGATGTGAACAAAAATAGAAACCTGAACAAAGCAATCATGGAAATGAAGACGAAGCAAAGAAGCAGCCATCCTAGGCTCCCTTGCAATGGCCTTCTCCAAGACAGAGATGACAATGTCATCAACTTGAGGACATGAAGACTGATAGTATTcagggaaaagaccaaaataccctcctgATATTCCTCCATGTCCTCCCCAATCGAAGTTGAAACCAGGGTGAGCATGGTTGAGTGTGGCCGAGAGAAAAGTGATGACCACAAGACCAAGCGTTACTTTGGATAAGAAAGCCATAGAAAGATAGATGACTCGAAATATTGTAATTGTTCAAGTTGTGGAAACTAGGTCAGTGCTCTACTTTGGGATTGGTCAATTAGTTGTAGAATTTATAGAGCAGAAAGGCATCAAATCAACCACTACTACCAACTCCTCTGCATATCACCTAACATGGCCGTTGCGGCCTAAGACTATGTCCAATATTAATTTGTCATCTCTACTACTCTTTTTGACTCCGGAATATTATGTCACTGAAGAGAAGTGTTTTTGGTATTACCTGCTTCAAAAACAGTTTGTTTGTCTCTGCCTTCTGCTTCGTTGTCCTTGCAACTCTTGTCGTTACAATGGATTTGTTGATTTTTGGTTTGCCTCTTTCTAAATAATACCTAATGAGAGTTGTAGCATGTGTTATAAATAAGAAGTACAAATGATTAACGAGGTTAACGCAAAAGTCAGCTTTGTAATAGTAAAATATAAGTAAAAACTAACTAAAATGTTCTGCCCAACTTGCTAATCAAAATAACGACATAGAAAAGCTTTGGAGTTTGGACAATCACCTTTGCACGTAGAGATATTCAAATTGGCCAGCTGCGTCTTCGGCTGGCATAATCCGATGAAGTATGTTGATTTACTCTTAGAATACACAGAGGGTGTTATTGGTGCGAGCGGTCTTTATAGCTTCAAATTGCGCGGTTTGtgacttatttttaatttttattttttttacagtTTCGTAAAAGAGTTTaaatataaaattcaaataattttcaaactttaaataaattttgcaacacaattaagatagttaagtgttatccccatttcctgccttgggcccgggacggtggtcTAGGCCCACTAACTGGGCACTTGGAGTTGGGCCCAACCTAGACCCATTTGGCAGGGAGTGACCGACATCGATGGCCCAAGTGTGGGTCCAGACCCGGACAGTGTCCAGGAAGAATGATCCGGGACGATCATCCGGGAGACGTACAGCTGTTTGGGGTTACGGTCGTGATGTATGCCAACGGTGCCGAAGCCTAGTAAACGATCCGGGCTCTATGTAGATGATCCGGGCCTACGGTAAACGAAGAGGAACAGAGGTAAACGAGCCCGGGTCAAGTCCtcagggttggcaggataaagcatccgtgaccctgactccgccccatgacgcgtgggagttgtccccacttttcacatgcggaaaaggccacctcgggattgcacgccgctagttcagacctgtgccgccactacactgactgatcttgtcccctgaatctgcctcgtaactcagaatacccagaccaaaagccccaatTTGTCGGGTAATAGATAGGTCttgggctgccccagtgggcTCTAATCATTgtttgtcttttatatttttatcatttgtattgggcttccgatagagaagccagtgGTATTTATATCTTTGTTGGGCCCGGGTTAGCCCAGCCCAAGCTcagtgctcctgtgagcctataaatacaggtgacagagcacTAGAGAAGGGATCTCTttggcttgtatacagttactctgctaaaaaagagagaaaaactccattgttataggctttccaagctctaatacaactgtctcgtagactaaggctcattaacgccccaaccacgtaaaaatattgTTTATATCTTTTAAATCCCTTATCATTAATCtcgcttaatttttattaat from the Humulus lupulus chromosome X, drHumLupu1.1, whole genome shotgun sequence genome contains:
- the LOC133804205 gene encoding peroxidase 9 — its product is MAFLSKVTLGLVVITFLSATLNHAHPGFNFDWGGHGGISGGYFGLFPEYYQSSCPQVDDIVISVLEKAIAREPRMAASLLRLHFHDCFVQGCDASVLLDDSATIASEKRSVPNKNSIRGFEVIDEIKAKLEEACPHTVSCADILALAARGSTVLSGGPNWVLPLGRRDSRTASLRGANKNIPPPNSTLLNLVTFFKRQGLDEVDLVALSGAHTIGVARCTSFKQRLYNQNGNNQPDASLEKTYYYGLKSVCPRSGGDNNISPLDFASPVRFDNTYFKLILWGKGLLTSDEVLWTGNDRKTMELVKSYAANEGLFFQHFAKSMVKMGNITPLTGFNGEVRKNCCRIN